Proteins encoded by one window of Lathyrus oleraceus cultivar Zhongwan6 chromosome 1, CAAS_Psat_ZW6_1.0, whole genome shotgun sequence:
- the LOC127105190 gene encoding uncharacterized protein LOC127105190, with product MEEDGLLEGGLEIKETKNQDEEVVLMHVKEKEKINIPFSEALEQILIYVKFMKDIISKKRSTNIDPIILTETSSVITQGMKIPVKKKDRGSVTIPCTIGDKKFKKALIDLGAIVILMPLSIYKKLGLGTVQDTRMTLQFVDRSIRRPNVLVNIDKFVFSVDFVILEMPEDEEIPLILGRSHDGA from the exons ATGGAGGAAGATGGATTGTTAGAAGGCGGTTTAGAAATCAAAGAAACCAAAAACCAAGATGAAGAAGTAGTACTAATGCATGTCAAGGAGAAAGAAAAA ATAAACATTCCATTTTCTGAAGCACTAGAACAAATTCTAATATATGtcaagttcatgaaagacatcatctccaaaAAGCGCTCCACTAATATAGACCCGATCATCCTGACTGAAACAAGTAGTGTCATTACTCAAGGtatgaaaatcccagtgaaaaagaaagataGGGGATCAGTTACTATTccttgcactattggtgataaaaaattcaagaaggctctgattgatTTGGGAGCAATTGTGATTTTGATGCCACTATCCATCTATAAGAAATTAGGCCTTGGTACCGTTCAAGATACTAGGATGACACTTCAGTTTGTCGATCGCTCTATTAGGCGACCAAATGTTCTGGTAAATATAGATAAGTTTGTTTTTTCGGTTGACTTTGTCATTTTGGAGATGCctgaagatgaggagattcctctcatattgggcaGATCACATGACGGTGCATGA